The following nucleotide sequence is from Streptomyces sp. NBC_00239.
CCCCCGGCTCGCCGGTCACCGTCACCACCGGCGTGCCCTTGCGGGCGACCGCCGTCTGCCCGTCGGGCCGCCGCAGCACCATGCCGACGGGGGAGCGGCGCCCGGTGATCCGGGCCAGCTTCTCCAGCCGCGACCACAGCGCGTCCGAGAACACCGGATCCAGCTCGCGCGGGGTCCAGTCCGGCTGGGCCCGGCGCACGTCCTCGGCGTGGACGTAGAACTCCACCGTGTTCGCCGCCTCGTCCACCTGCTTCAGCGCGTACACCGACCTCCTCGGCGGCCCGGTCCTGATCAGCTGGATCAGCTCCTCGTACGGCTTCGCCGCGTACTCGGCCATCGCCTTGTCGAGGCGGTCCTTCAACACCCCCAGCAGCAGCCCGCCCGCCGCGTCCGGCCGGCGTTCCCGTACGACCACGTGTGCGGCCAGCTCGCGGGTGGTCCAGCCGTCGCACAGGGTCGGGGCGTCGGGTCCGGCCTGTTCCAACAGGTCGGCCAGGAGCAGTCGTTCACGCTTCGCATGGGTAGACATGGCCGTCACCCTACGGCGGAAATCGCCCGGATGCCTGTTCCATCAGGCGGACAGCACGTCCGGCGGCCCCGCGCCGCGCGGCACAATGGCACCCATGAGCACGCCCGACACCTCCAGCGGCCTCGACCCGGCGATCGCAGCCCGGCTCAAGCGGTCCGCGGACGGCCTGATTCCCGCCATCGCGCAGCAGTACGACACCGGTGAGGTGCTCATGCTCGGCTGGATGGACGACGAGGCCCTGCATCGCACCCTCACCACCGGACGCTGCACCTACTGGTCCCGCAGCCGCCGCGAGTACTGGGTGAAGGGCGATACTTCCGGCCATTTCCAGCACGTGAAATCAGTCGCGCTGGACTGCGACGCGGACACCCTCCTCGTCAAGGTGGACCAGGTGGGCGCCGCCTGCCACACCGGCGCCCGTACGTGCTTCGACGCCGACCAGCTCCCGCTCTCGAACTAGGCAGGTCCCAGACCATGGATCTCGATACGTTCCGCAAGCTCGCGGTCGACCGCCGCGTCATCCCGGTCAGCCGCAGGCTGCTGGCCGACGGCGACACCCCCGTGGGCCTCTACCGGAAGCTCGCCGCCGAGCGCACCGGCACCTTCCTCCTGGAGTCCGCCGAGAACGGGCGGTCCTGGTCCCGGTACTCCTTCATCGGCGTGCGCAGCGACGCCACCCTCACCGCGCACGACGGCCAGGCCCGCTGGATCGGCACCCCGCCCGTCGGCGTGCCCGTCGACGGCGACCCGCTGGAGGCCCTGCGCCGCACCATCGAGACCCTGCACACCCCCCGCGACCTGGACGCCTTCGTGGACGGGGTGCTGCCCCCCTTCACCGGCGGCATGGTCGGCTACCTCGGCTACGACATCGTCCGCCGCCTGGAGCGCATCGGCGACCACGGCACCGACGACCTGCAGCTCCCCGAGCTGACCATGCTCCTCACCTCCGACCTCGCGGTCCTCGACCACTGGGACGGCTCGGTCCTCCTGATCGCCAACGCGATCAACCACAACGACCTCGACTCCGGAGTGGACGAGGCCTACGCCGGCGCCGTGGCCCGCCTCGACGCCATGGAAGCGGACCTCGCCCGCCCCGCCCCGTACGCCCCGGCCCCGCTGCCCGCCTCCGAGCTGCCCGGTTTCGAAGACGGCACGGTCAGCGCGCTGTGGGGCGGCGAGTCGTACCGCAAGGCCGTCGACGACATCAAGGAGCGCATCCGGGCGGGCGAGGCCTTCCAGGTCGTGCCCTCGCAACGGTTCGAGACGCCCTGCCACGCCTCCGCCCTCGACGTCTACCGGGTGCTGCGGGCCACCAACCCGTCCCCGTACATGTACCTCTTCCGCTTCGACGGCTTCGACGTGGTCGGCTCCAGCCCGGAGGCCCTCGTCAAGGTCGAGGGCGGGCAGGCCATGCTGCACCCCATCGCCGGCACCCGGCACCGCGGCGCCACCCCGCAGGAGGACCACGACCTCGCCGAGGAGCTGCTCGCCGACCCCAAGGAGCGCGCCGAGCACCTGATGCTCGTCGACCTGGGCCGCAACGACCTGGGACGGGTCTGCGAGCCCGGCTCCGTGGAGGTCGTCGACTTCATGTCGATCGAGCGCTACTCGCACGTCATGCACATCGTCTCGACCGTCACCGGCAAGGTCGCCGAGGGCCGCACCGCCTTCGACGTGCTGACCGCCTGCTTCCCCGCCGGCACCCTGTCCGGCGCGCCCAAGCCGCGCGCCATGCAGATCATCGAGGAGCTGGAACCCTCCCGCCGCGGCCTGTACGGCGGCTGCGTCGGCTACCTCGACTTCGCCGGGGACTCCGACACCGCCATCGCCATCCGCACCGCCCTGCTGCGCGACGGCACCGCCTACGTACAGGCCGGAGCGGGCGTCGTCGCCGACTCCGACCCGGTCGCCGAGGACAACGAGTGCCGGAACAAGGCGGCCGCCGTGCTGCGCGCGGTGGGCGCCGCGAACCGCCTCCACCAGCGCTGACCCGGGCGTTCGGCGGACCTGGACCCGGGGCCGCCGGACCCGTAGGGGATAGTGGTGTACGTGAGTGCCGTACCCCAGCCCCGATCCGATGCCGAGAGCGCGGCGGCAGCAAGCGGTGACCCCGCTGCCGCCGCCGCCCGCGGCAGCCGCCGCAGCGTCGCCGCCGCCCTGCTGACCGGCGCCCTCGGCGCCACCGTCGTCCTGCTCGCCTCCGGGCGGACCTGGGCCCGCGGCACCGCGGACGTCGGCGGCGGAACGCTCCGGCTGGCCACGGACGGCACCAACGTCACACAGGTGCCCGCGGCCCTCGCCATCGTCGGCCTGGCCGCCCTCGTCGCCGTCTTCGCGGTACGGGGCCCCGGCCGCGTCCTGGTCTCCGCCCTGCTCGCGCTGAGCGGCGCGGGCGCCGTCGCGGCCGCCGTGTTCGGCGCCGCCGACCGCGCCGCCCTCGACGCCGAGGCCGCCCGCACCACCGCGGACACCGCGGCCGCCGCGGCCGGGCTCACCCACACCGCCTGGCCGTACGTCACGGCCGTCGGCGGCGTGCTGATCCTGCTGGCGGGCCTGCTCGCCCTGCGGTTCGGCAAGGGCTGGCCCGCCATGGGCGGCCGGTACGAGCGGGACGGCGCCCCGCGCACCCGCACGGCGCCCGTCCGGGTGGACCCGGACCGGCCCGAGGACCTGTGGAAGGCCCTCGACCGCGGTGAGGACCCCACCGGCTGACCGCCGGACCCCACCGACCCTCCCCCCTTCCCGCCCGCCCCCACCCCCGGCAAAGACCAGGGGCACGGGTGCGGGACAATGAGATCCGAGCGTGCGACACACCACGTTCGACAGAGCAACGAGGAGCAACTCATGGCGGGCAGCAGCCACGGACACACCCCGGCCGCCTGGACCGGTGTCACCATCGCCTTCATCGGTTTCTGCATTTCGGGCGCCTTCATGGTCATGGCCAACCCGCTCGGCTTCTGGGCCGGCCTGATCGTCGTCGCGCTCGGCGGTGTCGTCGGCCTCGCGATGAGGGCCGCGGGCATGGGCGCCAAGAAGCCGGTCCGCTCCCTCACGGAGGCGGGCGCGAAGGCGTAACGCCCCCGTCCGGGCAGTTCTCGGAGAGGCGCAGCCCCCAGGGCTGCGCCTTTCCGCGCAACCGGCGAGAATCACCGGGTGGACGCCACTCCTACGCCGCCCGGGCCCGCCGCCGGGGCCGCACCCGCCCCCCAGGGCCCGCCGGCCCCCGCCGCGCCGGCCCCGCCCGCCGGGGCGCCC
It contains:
- a CDS encoding HGxxPAAW family protein, with the translated sequence MAGSSHGHTPAAWTGVTIAFIGFCISGAFMVMANPLGFWAGLIVVALGGVVGLAMRAAGMGAKKPVRSLTEAGAKA
- a CDS encoding anthranilate synthase component I yields the protein MDLDTFRKLAVDRRVIPVSRRLLADGDTPVGLYRKLAAERTGTFLLESAENGRSWSRYSFIGVRSDATLTAHDGQARWIGTPPVGVPVDGDPLEALRRTIETLHTPRDLDAFVDGVLPPFTGGMVGYLGYDIVRRLERIGDHGTDDLQLPELTMLLTSDLAVLDHWDGSVLLIANAINHNDLDSGVDEAYAGAVARLDAMEADLARPAPYAPAPLPASELPGFEDGTVSALWGGESYRKAVDDIKERIRAGEAFQVVPSQRFETPCHASALDVYRVLRATNPSPYMYLFRFDGFDVVGSSPEALVKVEGGQAMLHPIAGTRHRGATPQEDHDLAEELLADPKERAEHLMLVDLGRNDLGRVCEPGSVEVVDFMSIERYSHVMHIVSTVTGKVAEGRTAFDVLTACFPAGTLSGAPKPRAMQIIEELEPSRRGLYGGCVGYLDFAGDSDTAIAIRTALLRDGTAYVQAGAGVVADSDPVAEDNECRNKAAAVLRAVGAANRLHQR
- a CDS encoding TIGR02234 family membrane protein, which encodes MVYVSAVPQPRSDAESAAAASGDPAAAAARGSRRSVAAALLTGALGATVVLLASGRTWARGTADVGGGTLRLATDGTNVTQVPAALAIVGLAALVAVFAVRGPGRVLVSALLALSGAGAVAAAVFGAADRAALDAEAARTTADTAAAAAGLTHTAWPYVTAVGGVLILLAGLLALRFGKGWPAMGGRYERDGAPRTRTAPVRVDPDRPEDLWKALDRGEDPTG
- the hisI gene encoding phosphoribosyl-AMP cyclohydrolase, with the translated sequence MAPMSTPDTSSGLDPAIAARLKRSADGLIPAIAQQYDTGEVLMLGWMDDEALHRTLTTGRCTYWSRSRREYWVKGDTSGHFQHVKSVALDCDADTLLVKVDQVGAACHTGARTCFDADQLPLSN
- a CDS encoding TIGR03085 family metal-binding protein; this translates as MSTHAKRERLLLADLLEQAGPDAPTLCDGWTTRELAAHVVVRERRPDAAGGLLLGVLKDRLDKAMAEYAAKPYEELIQLIRTGPPRRSVYALKQVDEAANTVEFYVHAEDVRRAQPDWTPRELDPVFSDALWSRLEKLARITGRRSPVGMVLRRPDGQTAVARKGTPVVTVTGEPGELVLFCFGRQDAARIELDGDKSAVAQLTTAKLGI